Proteins encoded in a region of the Flammeovirga yaeyamensis genome:
- a CDS encoding LemA family protein produces the protein MVLAIILSGLILVIVFYFISVNNSLISIRNQVENAFGGIDVQLKKRYDLIPNMVETVKQYMAHEKEVLTNLTSLRAKAMSGNVSEEEKMDLDAQMSSAMKSIMVSVENYPELKASKNMELLQRSLNEVEAQISAARRAYNSAVTKYNTSIEVFPNSIIANSKGFERKSVFEISSAERENVQIKNLF, from the coding sequence ATGGTACTGGCGATAATTTTATCCGGACTAATACTTGTTATTGTATTTTACTTTATTTCTGTCAACAATTCATTGATTTCAATTAGAAATCAAGTAGAAAATGCTTTTGGAGGAATCGATGTTCAATTGAAAAAGCGATACGATTTAATTCCTAATATGGTTGAAACTGTAAAACAGTATATGGCTCATGAAAAAGAGGTATTAACGAACCTTACATCATTGAGAGCAAAGGCTATGTCAGGTAATGTTTCAGAAGAAGAAAAAATGGATTTAGATGCTCAAATGTCTTCAGCAATGAAATCTATTATGGTAAGTGTAGAGAACTATCCTGAGCTAAAAGCAAGCAAAAACATGGAGTTACTTCAGAGAAGTTTAAACGAAGTAGAGGCTCAAATTTCTGCAGCTAGAAGAGCATACAATAGTGCAGTGACAAAGTACAACACAAGTATTGAAGTATTTCCAAATAGCATTATAGCTAATTCGAAAGGATTTGAAAGAAAATCTGTATTTGAGATCTCAAGTGCTGAAAGAGAAAATGTTCAAATTAAAAATCTATTTTAA